The following proteins come from a genomic window of Lolium rigidum isolate FL_2022 chromosome 5, APGP_CSIRO_Lrig_0.1, whole genome shotgun sequence:
- the LOC124651365 gene encoding uncharacterized protein LOC124651365, whose protein sequence is MATKGPRRHHRRRHTKLKRASTTELIPPGPTSVHHLPDHLLELVLLRVGSSLALLRAAFTCKRWRRIITADTAFLTTFRALHAPHVPGHYHIVDPSHDDLPPDGNNQAFVPDTSTADVIDRRHFALDFLPDLEWELGDSRGGLLLLYRRPHDAWYRTQPELRFTDIIVCNPLTRRYQGILCWNEMYHAQCLGLFLLDGAAVDETGSSCISMSNFRVVAVVYETPTPSVWVFTSGSDGGWQESAASSGGGPIPEFHLISFVGRACSSLYWRMEGEGVVLALDETTLDFTLVTFPYTVVGLPGESSTFRVIGGHKVDSPELRVVRIVNNGDLTVFAKLQRSAEWVTEKVVRLSAATCGLPGYVETYFQRPAKIVAATTRYILLKPREDANWIVSVDLDTLELERAHERNNYAGAAYPYELPWPPALQACRADSGQRRRRINMLLK, encoded by the coding sequence ATGGCGACCAAGGGACCACGTCGTCACCACCGCCGGCGCCACACCAAGCTCAAGAGAGCGTCCACGACCGAGCTCATCCCGCCGGGGCCGACGAGCGTCCACCACCTCCCCGACCACCTACTGGAGCTCGTCCTCCTCCGCGTCGGCTCTTCGCTCGCCCTCCTCCGCGCCGCGTTCACCTGCAAGCGCTGGCGTCGGATCATCACCGCGGACACCGCGTTCCTCACTACGTTCCGCGCCCTCCATGCCCCGCACGTCCCCGGACACTACCACATCGTCGACCCCAGCCATGACGACCTGCCTCCCGACGGGAACAACCAGGCCTTCGTGCCGGACACCTCGACGGCCGATGTCATCGACAGACGCCACTTCGCCCTCGATTTCCTCCCGGACCTGGAATGGGAGCTCGGTGACAGCCGCGGGGGCCTGCTCCTCCTCTACAGGAGGCCGCATGACGCGTGGTATAGGACGCAACCGGAGCTCCGGTTCACTGACATCATCGTGTGCAACCCGCTCACACGCCGTTACCAGGGGATCCTATGCTGGAACGAGATGTACCATGCCCAGTGCCTAGGCCTATTCCTGCTCGACGGCGCTGCTGTCGACGAGACAGGTAGCTCCTGCATCAGTATGTCCAACTTTCGGGTGGTCGCCGTGGTCTACGAAACTCCGACTCCCAGCGTCTGGGTGTTCACCTCTGGTAGCGACGGTGGCTGGCAGGAGAGCGCggccagcagcggcggcggccccaTTCCAGAGTTTCACCTGATCAGCTTCGTCGGGCGCGCGTGTTCGTCACTCTACTGGCGCATGGAGGGCGAGGGTGTGGTGCTGGCTCTCGATGAGACTACCCTGGATTTCACGCTCGTGACCTTCCCGTATACCGTCGTCGGGTTGCCGGGCGAGTCTTCGACCTTCCGAGTCATCGGCGGCCACAAAGTCGACAGTCCCGAGCTGCGCGTCGTGCGCATTGTCAACAATGGAGACCTCACGGTGTTTGCAAAGCTCCAGAGAAGCGCCGAGTGGGTTACGGAGAAAGTCGTAAGGCTGTCGGCGGCCACCTGCGGGCTGCCGGGGTACGTGGAGACGTACTTCCAGCGACCAGCAAAGATTGTCGCGGCGACTACGAGGTACATCCTCTTGAAGCCGCGGGAGGACGCGAACTGGATTGTCTCCGTCGACCTCGACACGCTGGAGCTGGAGCGGGCACACGAGAGGAACAACTACGCAGGAGCGGCGTACCCATACGAGCTACCATGGCCACCCGCATTGCAGGCTTGCCGTGCGGACAGTGGCCAGCGTCGCAGGAGGATTAACATGCTGCTGAAGTGA